One window of Methanogenium organophilum genomic DNA carries:
- a CDS encoding carboxymuconolactone decarboxylase family protein — translation MNPETQKTIDDFLDNKEDVCDGIMDDFKETLGLVPFILPILRERPDSFVFNGLGDLYTFNPESMDRKTAELLAVSAAAAIGADACLKVHIGAALKEGATREQIRDTISIAGLIGKTGILGASFRVMNKAIPDDE, via the coding sequence ACAAAGAAGACGTGTGCGACGGTATTATGGATGACTTTAAAGAGACACTCGGTCTTGTCCCCTTTATCCTGCCGATTCTTCGTGAGCGGCCCGATTCCTTTGTGTTCAACGGGCTCGGTGATTTATATACATTCAACCCGGAGTCAATGGACCGCAAAACAGCAGAACTGCTTGCTGTCTCTGCTGCAGCAGCAATCGGTGCGGATGCCTGCCTGAAGGTGCATATCGGTGCCGCCCTGAAGGAGGGGGCCACCCGTGAACAGATCCGCGACACCATCAGCATAGCAGGGCTCATCGGTAAGACTGGTATCCTCGGTGCATCGTTCCGGGTGATGAATAAGGCGATTCCCGACGACGAATAA